The Lepidochelys kempii isolate rLepKem1 chromosome 5, rLepKem1.hap2, whole genome shotgun sequence genome window below encodes:
- the ARL14EPL gene encoding ARL14 effector protein-like: MCLEMSDHLEENCTEKSNSAHEEPAEAHAPPAKDCQIAQKQLQQIERQLKCLAFQNPGPQVADFNPETREQQKKERMAKMNQDFFYKHKTMKKYDKHGRLLCNNMDLCDCLEKNCLGCFYPCPKCNSNKCGPECRCNRKWVYERIETEAGEVISMLPFFVPE, from the exons ATG TGTCTTGAAATGAGCGATCATTTGGAAGAAAATTGTACTGAGAAAAGCAATTCTGCCCATGAGGAACCTGCAGAAGCACATGCCCCTCCTGCTAAGGATTGTCAAATAGCACAGAAGCAACTG CAGCAAATAGAGCGGCAACTAAAATGCTTAGCGTTTCAAAACCCAGGACCTCAGGTAGCCGACTTCAACCCTGAAACtagagagcagcagaagaaagAGCGTATGGCAAAGATgaaccaagattttttttataaacacaa AACTATGAAGAAGTATGACAAACATGGCAGGCTGCTTTGTAATAACATGGATTTGTGTGACTGCCTGGAGAAGAACTGCCTGGGTTGCTTCTATCCGTGCCCTAAGTGCAATTCGAACAAATGTGGACCAGAATGTCGCTGTAATAGAAAATGGGTTTATGAGAGAATTGAGACTGAAGCTGGTGAAGTGATCAGCATGTTACCATTTTTTGTCCCTGAATGA